Proteins from one Malania oleifera isolate guangnan ecotype guangnan chromosome 4, ASM2987363v1, whole genome shotgun sequence genomic window:
- the LOC131154028 gene encoding sugar carrier protein C-like, with protein MAGGGIDPGNGKEYPGNLTPFVTITCIVAAMGGLIFGYDIGISGGVTSMASFLKDFFPSVYRKEMAESSTNQYCTFDSQTLTMFTSSLYLAALLSSLLASTVTRRFGRKLSMLFGGVLFCIGAIINGLAQAVWMLIVGRLLLGFGIGFANQSVPLYLSEMAPYRYRGALNIGFQLSITIGILIANVLNYFFAKIKGGWGWRLSLGGAVVPALIISIGSLVLPDTPNSMIERGRFDAAKTKLRQIRGIDDVEEELNDLVAASEASKKVEHPWRNLLQRKYRPHLTMAILIPFFQQLTGINVIMFYAPVLFKTIGFGSDASLMSAVITGIVNVAATVVSIYGVDKWGRRYLFLEGGTQMLICQIIVAICIGAKFGIDGNPGNLPKWYAIVVVLFICIYVAGFAWSWGPLGWLVPSEIFPLEIRSAAQSINVSVNMFFTFIIAEIFLTMLCHLKFGLFLFFAFFVVIMTIFIYMFLPETKGIPIEEMNEIWKRHWYWSRYFDKESEKEVEIGGLKNV; from the exons ATGGCCGGTGGAGGTATAGATCCGGGGAACGGGAAGGAGTACCCGGGAAACCTTACTCCTTTCGTGACGATTACATGTATTGTTGCAGCCATGGGTGGTTTGATCTTTGGTTATGATATTGGTATTTCAG GTGGGGTTACATCTATGGCGTCGTTCTTGAAGGATTTCTTCCCGTCGGTTTACCGGAAGGAGATGGCGGAATCCTCGACGAACCAGTACTGCACGTTCGACAGTCAGACGCTAACTATGTTTACTTCGTCTCTGTATCTGGCTGCTCTGTTGTCGTCGCTTTTGGCTTCCACGGTGACCAGAAGGTTCGGAAGAAAGCTGTCCATGCTCTTCGGAGGTGTTCTCTTCTGCATCGGAGCCATTATCAATGGCTTAGCCCAGGCCGTTTGGATGCTCATTGTGGGTCGTTTGCTATTGGGTTTCGGTATTGGGTTTGCCAATCAG TCGGTGCCACTGTACCTCTCTGAGATGGCTCCATACAGATACAGAGGAGCTCTCAACATTGGCTTCCAATTGTCTATCACTATAGGTATTCTGATTGCAAACGTTCTGAACTACTTCTTCGCCAAGATCAAAGGAGGTTGGGGATGGCGTCTGAGCTTGGGAGGTGCCGTGGTCCCTGCTCTTATCATCAGCATTGGCTCACTGGTCCTCCCGGACACACCCAACTCCATGATCGAGCGCGGCCGGTTCGACGCAGCCAAGACGAAACTCCGGCAAATCCGAGGCATCGACGACGTCGAGGAGGAGCTCAACGACCTCGTGGCGGCCAGCGAAGCCTCGAAAAAGGTCGAACACCCCTGGAGAAACCTGCTGCAGAGGAAGTACAGACCCCACCTCACCATGGCCATCCTCATCCCCTTCTTCCAGCAGCTCACCGGCATCAACGTCATCATGTTTTACGCTCCTGTTCTCTTCAAAACCATCGGATTCGGAAGCGATGCTTCGCTCATGTCTGCCGTGATCACTGGGATCGTCAATGTGGCTGCAACTGTGGTCTCCATCTATGGCGTTGATAAGTGGGGAAGAAGGTACCTTTTCCTTGAGGGCGGAACCCAAATGTTGATCTGCCAG ATTATAGTCGCAATCTGCATTGGAGCTAAATTCGGGATTGATGGGAACCCAGGAAATTTGCCCAAATGGTACGCAATCGTTGTGGTTCTGTTCATCTGCATCTACGTAGCGGGCTTCGCCTGGTCATGGGGACCTCTGGGATGGTTAGTGCCCAGTGAAATTTTCCCACTGGAAATCCGATCGGCGGCTCAGAGTATCAACGTGTCGGTGAACATGTTCTTCACTTTCATAATCGCGGAAATCTTCTTGACGATGCTGTGTCACCTGAAGTTCGGGCTGTTCCTGTTCTTCGCGTTCTTCGTGGTGATCATGACGATCTTCATATACATGTTCTTGCCGGAGACGAAGGGGATTCCGATTGAAGAGATGAACGAGATATGGAAGCGGCACTGGTACTGGAGCAGGTACTTCGACAAAGAAAGCGAAAAGGAGGTGGAGATTGGTGGATTGAAAAATGTGTAA